TATGAAGtacaatataattatattcTTATAGTATTTTTCACTAATAATACtattattgattaaaaaaaacattaataaatatttttgacaaAGTACCAAGATGATAGTATTCAACATAACTAAATTAATTCTCCTTGATTTTTCACTTTAAGATTATATTGCTTAGGTTAAGTTGCACCTAATATTTAGTTTTGATATCCTAGTCAGCTATCTCTCACGTTAAATTCAGTCTTGGTTTATTGTTGTAAACCACTTGTTAGTTTGGATTAACcttttgttgataatttatttgttcatttgattaaaatatataaaagtgtAGTCATACTTAGGAAGAGTAAGGCTTTAAAGAATTATGAATAAATAAGatttaactaaaaaagaaaaatattttaaaaatgatccATACTCACCGATAGTCTACTACTGCGGCCTAATGCTGCCTTTATGCTCTCCAAAATAGTTAAGAGCAAGGCACTTTATCCTTAAGCTTTTCCAACTTTCTATGCCTACCACCAGATAATGTTTATCATAAGAACTGCTACATGCTAAACGTCCTCCGAGTTTGGGCACCTAGTATGCTTAGCTATTAGAATCTATCATGTTGCTTTGCTTACGTCCACTTCCATAGCACATTTTATAAGGTATATTTTCGGGTATTTCACGTTCAAGCCACTTTCAAGTACAACATAGGTACATCCCACGCAAAAGGAGCAGAAAAGCTACCCTTTGATTTTGAGGTTAGGCAGGCCAGCAAGGATGTAAAATGTGGGACTCCCTAATATACAGAGATACAGCTATTTAGCTTACAATTTTGTGGTGCAGGACCAAAACCTCAAGATTAATTCAATGGCTGTTTCTAGCTGTAAGTAAAGGTTCCAAAAGGTcacacctctttttttttcagctAATGTGTGCTTGCCAGTTGccccttttatttcttttgttcccTTCATCACGTGCTAAAAACAACTTCTAGATGTTCTAGACCCAGAAGCTCAAATAGGGAATATGTGATTGTGAAGCCCCACAAGAGCCCACCTTATGTTGTCTTCTTGGTTAGGTATATTAGAGATTTAATTTTGGATGCTGAAtgaaaactaaaattaatattaaaactaaaatgGCAAGAATCCCATGCGATGCAGATGCAACCCTTTGATATGCAGCTTGAGACACCGACACCTCGGTTCATTCCATTGAGAACAAACTTTCTGCTTTTGCTAAACGCCAAATCCCTGTTATAGCTTACTATATGTTAGGCAAGAAATGGTTTTTGTATAATTGGTGAGCAGGACCAAATAAATCGTAAAGGGATTGTTGCCCCTACAGCTGCTGTACCACTCAGTACCTTAGTAAGATTTTATGGGTCATATCTTTATTCACCTTGAATTTGTTATCATTGCAAAAATagttcttaaataaaaaatatatccGTATATCTCTTATCACATACAAATGAAGCACCGATCAATTCCTTCCACATGAACAacctactctctctctcacccaaaATTGTACAAATATTTGAGAGGGGAAAAGGAatctgctctctctctcacgctTAATTGCTTTATGATAGCGAATCTGAAGACAACGATCCATGAAACCTGAGTGTTCTATTTgcaaactgattttttttttttttttggtgacacCTACATATGCAAATCGTCGGCAATTCCAGTTTGGGGACTACGAAACTTGTTGTGGCCAATGTGGATAAGTCGCCCGCTCCTATGCCCAATTGCCCACAACTCACTTCTAGAACCATCCGGCCAATATACTAAATGATTATTAGTATATGATTAATAATAATTCTGACAGCAAAGCTGTCAAAGTCAGAGTGATCTTTTTTATGATTTCACCACCCATATTGTGTAGGCCctagattaaaaataataataataaagtatacAATACGTAGGCCCCAGAAACCAGTGTCGGTTGcaaaatttatctaaaaattaaaacaaagcaACCCAGCCAACCAGAGGATTGAGAAGCAGCCAAGCCCCGCATATAGCTCTGCCAGAACATGTTTATAAAAACTCCATAAGATCAATATAGAAGACGCTAATCATAGTGCACAAacctttttatcttttttgataagttaatTATAGTACAGACTGACCACATGTAAACCCCTGATTCTACGAGACTCCAGCTCACAAGCCACGTGTGATGCCAGGGCTAATGGAATCGGTCCCCTCCCCAATCCCTTACTTTGGACATTTCCTACGCTACAGTAACTCTAGGTCCCAATACCATAAAACTTCGGTTGTTCAAGTCTTAActttattaacaaaattattagctacttttatattttttataagtggaTATTATATACTACTATTAATATAAGCTTTACATTTATCACTTTTAGACTTTAATTTtcaaggaaattaaaaaataaaaaagtccgATGCTAAAGTGAGAATAAGAGATTGGGATTGCCAGCAAAGTGCGCAAAGGGGCATGGAAAGATGGTAGGATATCACAAGTCTTCCGCCGCTGACACCGAAGCGTACATCTTGATCTTTCCCCACAAGCCTTGTGGAGTTGTCTAGCATTACAGCAAGCAACATTTAGATTCTTCCAATGCCTCGATACCTCTGACCCCAATTTAGCACTCTCCAAACGCCACCCACGCCACGCGTGCACTCTTAAAGACAGCCACATTAACGAAATGGGCAACTTAAGAAAGACCAACAATTAAACATTCATATCCTCCACTTTTTCCTTATCCACACTACACCAGCACTCTCAAtaattgttctttttctttccgTTACACTCATAATTGTTCTCACTCTTCACTCTAGTTACAATTAGTTGACCATTTCCTTGTATGCTaaacaaaaattgtaaataatttaaaaaaaaaaaaaactgccccTTTATCTCTATACAGAAGTCTTCAAGTACCAATAAGATTAAGAACccctttattttcttatttgacaAAACCTCTTTAAATTACACAATTAAATGAATGGGGCTCATAAAAAGTAATAAAGCTCTTCATGGCTTTGAGCTAACCACACCATAGCGGTAAAGCACATTGAATGCTCATCTCCAACCCCAACAACAAATCAGTAAAGggcaattaagaaaaataaaagaagacaaCAGCTATAAAGAGAGGAAATTCCCAAGAAACAAGAAAACGGACGGAAAACCAGTCGGGCTGTTAAAACAATTTTATGTTTCCGAGTCGCAGAATTCAATGGATTATTAAAAGTGCAACAGGGTCCTTTTCACTGTCTCTCCACTACCACGTGTATTGTCATTTCCACTGCTAGCTCTGCTAAAACAGCTAAATAAAACCCAGTACTCtaaattaaacacaaaacaGAGTCTATATGGATTATACAACAAATTGAATAtccctgttttttttttgtgcttttattTCCAGAcgcagaaataataaaatagaatacaaaTCGCCTGAGAAATGAGTTgctatttataataataacattaaaagaaaaataagaatcaATAAGAAAAATTGAGTAATAGAGAGGTCATAGAAGAAGAGAACACAAAATAATGGAGtaaagtaaattttaaaaaaaattggcaaattaagttattaaaaaaaaacaaggggACAAAACAGTCCTTGAGGTAATTTACCGGCGAGTAATTCATTCAGAGTGTCCGTGTAAATCGTAGCGTGCCCATTGTTCGTCAAGTTCGCACGGTTGGTTCGAGTCGAGTCTGAGCCACGGCTTGCCACTACCGGACCAATGTAGGAGACTAACCGGACCGGGATGAAGGTCACGGCAGCTCCCTTTTACGTTATCACCGCCTAAACCGTGTTGGTTCCACCTGTGCTCGATGGGCGCCACGTGTCCAGAAAAAACCAATAGGAACGGTGGCAATGACCCGAGCTCGTAAATCCGGTGGCTTTTCTGGATCTCCATCCACTTCTCTATTTGCTCCGTGTACCCGACCCGTCTCCATCTGTCCAGATCTATCACCATCACGCCGGTGTTGAAGTAGCAAGGTTTCCGGCGAACGAATGTGGCGGTGAACCGCCGGTCCGACCAGAATCTGCCGGTGAAATACTTGGTGAAGTTGGCGTGACAGTACTCCGGAGCTCCGATTGTTCTGGAGCCTAAGCTCGTATTCCACAACTTGAAAATATCATCGACGACGATGAGATCGGAATCTAGGTATATAACTCTCCCAACACAAGGCTCAAGCAGATCAGCCAAGTAATTTCTCGCGTAATTCAAAGGCTGCTCGAGCGCTTGCCTCACCGACGTTGAGATCAAGCCCCGCACGATCTCCGGATCGAAGTAGTACACCTTGAACTTCAACAGAGGGAAAGAGGATCTCACGAGGGTTTCCAGACTCGTATCGGAgaccaaaaaatgaaagaaaatgctCTCCGGACAAGGCGAGTGCCTCAGAATCGAATGGACGGCGGCGATTGAGCCTCGAAGGTACTCAATGTCGAGCGTGATCGCGACGTGGACCAAATTCGGGTCGCAAACGCTGATTTTCGAGTCGACGGAGCCGCATTCATCAGCATTGGGAAATGCCGGGGCTCTTCGGAACGAAAACCGGTTGAGCGAATCTGGACGGCGCAATCGGAGGTGTTTTTCGAGGTAAGTGGATCGGATGGCCTCGGCCGGTGGATTCGACTGTAGAGAAGGAGATAAAATGATCATAAGCATTGCGGCAGTGAAAAATCCAGAGAATCTCATAATCCAAAGCATCTTCACTGTATAACTCCCTccccacttcttcttcttcgactTGAAATCGAAACGCCCAGCTGGAATCGAAGTTATGAACGCTAGGGACGCTTTAAGGTCCGCCAGAGTTATTGTTGCTGTATCAAAGAAACCGATTCTCAATCAAAGAATAACCACAAAGCTGGCCTTCGAATTCCTCCTTTCCTTTTTCATAATTTCTGAATCAAATTAATGGATGCCGTGGGAACAAAGCGAACTCGGAGGAGAGAGAGCACttagaagaagacgaagaagaagaagaagaagaagaaccaggGCGGAGGCGCAAGATAAAAAGGCCCAGGGCTACAATGCGCCACAGAGTGCTTTTTACTTCCCTCTTCTTCctcgctctctctctcctctacTGGTTGCCTTTCTCTGTATAGGAGAAGGTGATAGAAGAAGCAGTGGTACTAGTAaggatagagaaagagagaggagaccttttactttttttttcagctTTGCGTTTTCCACCATAGAAATCCACGGCCCCcaaacataattatatattttttttaaaaaaaaaatcaagggtAATTGTACTTAAAATTAGTCAagcataattattttaaattaattagtaaatgggttagatttttttatttcggattaaattaaaaataaattaatgttgTTAACATGTATTAGGGTATGTGTAATGTTGTAATAAAGAATACCAATTATGGTGGCAGAGAGAGGGTTATAGATAATAGAACGAAAGGACCAGCTGTCCTTGTCATATATCACAATGCGTCCCCGGAATCGCTTCTCTCGGCGCTTGTTGCCTTTTACACGTCACattctctattcttttgttttcGGTTTATGTTTACTGGTTCAAGCTCGAAACCCATAATACACCGGTTTTGTTTTAATGATATGATCCGGAATTGAAACCCCGATTTGGCTTTCCTGCTCCACTTTTTGGAtccaaaaagaggaaaatgatTAGGATTgcaatggataattaattaGTTGTCATATTTAGCTTAGAGGGTGTCTTGGCTTGGgtttaggggtgtcaattcgagTTAGTGTGTCGGGTTTATGTCGTGTtgaggtaggggtattcgactaaatggctcaatCCTAACCCGATCCATTTAATAATCTTGTTATGATCTTTTAACCCTAACCCGACTTGTTAATAAGacgggttgacctgacccaattCATTTaacacgcttaataaacgagtcgtgttggattgacacgaatgtaacacaatCCATTTCAATctgtataatattaaatttaacatctatttagaaataattttttttacatcccaaaacgTAGTGTAAATACTTCAAGTTTataacccacattcaaaataatatagttcaacaaaaatataacattcatttagaaataagttctttacactccaaaagaaatgcatacacttcaatccaaattcaaaatcacaaagtttaacaaaaataaaataacatagttcaacaaaaatataatatcctttgAACTCcccaaatgctaagtatcaatattgaaagaatttgagtaaacagtagactaatcctgactatgaccacaattatcatccatagattctttgttgatgtccaaattcataacatctttcACAAGttcatccaatttcatttgtgcaagttctatgcaaaaaaaaaaaaagtattagtagttctagggtctataaagtttcaatttccaatttccaattatatcccttgtaaatttttgtaattactcacttttctttgaaatttaaaatatatgttggatataaaagatatttgacaaatctaaaataaaataaatatttatttgttatacgagttaaacggaTTGTGTTAAGTGAGTCATTTCAGGTTGTGTTAAGTGAGTCATTTcaggttgacacaaataaattggcgtgtcaaacgtgtctattacGGGTTACACGGGTTGACCCAtttatgacacgtttcttatcgtaTCGCTTTCAGGTCAACCCGTTTATGATCCCAACCCGTTTATGATCCaaaccctaacccgaaaaaatCAGTGTCAGGTTCATGTCGTGTTCGTGGattgggtcgaacattgacacccctagatCAATtcaatgattataattatataactcgcttaaaaaggaaataaattttcttcATATGCACATTACATACATTTATTAGAACATTATTGttaaagatataaaaaaattagcatttaacatctcaaaaactttatttattttaacaacttattttataatacaccaatatcaaagattttatattttttaccattttattaattaaagataaTAAGAGAGAGactgaaaagaagaaaagaggaatagtgagagagaaggaagatattttaattataaagtaatattaaaatattattatatttataaaatttgagtTACAGTGTACTTTCATACATGGTAGTCCATTGTAATTAagatgctaaaaattttaacactAACACCATTATTGTAATTTGCTTTTTTGGGATGAAATGTTAAAAAGTAGCATTTTCAACTTTTGAGAGCTTTAATGTAAATGCTCTCAGAGGCCAAATGATGGACACTTGTTACGAGGCCAGATGATGAACTGTATCAAAGATAAGACAGTGAATGGGTGCTTATATgactttctttattttcattgttttcataatttctttcattttgtgGTAGGTGAGTGATTatgattcttttgtttttttttttttgttttttaagattCTGATTAATTTATTAAGTTTCAGAAATTATCTTGAGAGTTGAGATTAATCTCCATAACCtagttgaaaaaaataaatagaaatttctttggttggaatatatatatatatatatatttaaggtcTGGATTAGGTTCAGTGTCATGATTAGGTCTAGCGTCCAGTAACACTAGATCCATTAAAATTGTGACACGCATCCATTTTAAACACATATCACAATTTCAACGAGTTCAATGTACTGAAAATATTGGATCCAAATTACcccacagatatatatatatatatatatatataatttaagaatgtaactaaatttttgaattcgtGATTAATTTATATCTATAAATTACTATTTATCTAGTCTATCATTTTCTTGGCCTTTTGGAAAAGATTATTAGATTAGTGTAAATCTTGAAACTAGCTTAGCATGTTATTTGACTTTCAAATTGgtcttaacaaaaaaattggcatCCTGCACTTTTGCTTCTATATTTCCGTCAGAAGTATAATAACCAATGCTTTTACTTTCTTTAAGGACCATAGCATTGAGTATAGAGGCTGTAATAACTATAATTTGGGGCTATTATAGTGGTCAACGTTGATCTATTAGTtgtattccaaaaaaaaatattttgatctATCAGATTTGAGAAGACATACATTGCAAATAAATATCCTAAATTGTCAATGACATGAttctcaataaataaaataaaaaaaaaatgccaatgACATAATGGGGCTGGTTAATGGCTTTCTCCAAGCCatgattctaaaattatattattataagaTGTCTTTAGACCATGATATGTGCTTCCTTTTTTGATAGCATTGGCCAAATCCTTatcttagagaaaaataaaaataaagagtttgACTTACtttcaatacttttttaattgaaattttcttttactttaatgAGAAACTATCACGTtacccactaactaaataaaatgtataaattaaaaTCTACTACCGTTTATCATTGTATATTTAATACAAAAGAacatattcaattaaaaaaatactaaagataagctaaatcaaaaaatatatatagctcatcaacttttttttggggggggggggggttgaggGAGTTTAGGCCTCATCAATGGGCCGGGCCGGGCCGACCCGGCCcgtttttacttggcccatgggtcTAATGGGCTGGGCTTAATGGGCTGTTGACTAATCAATGGGCTAGGTCGGGCCGGGCTGGATGGAAAAACCTAGCCCATGGCCctacccatgggcaatgcccaCTTGGGCTTTAGCGGGCTGGGCTAGTGAGATGGGTTTAATGGGCTACCCATGGGCATTTTTAACAGGTCTTTAAtggggttataaaaatttaaccaaaataattataattatatattattacaaactatcaaattgaacaattaaatctattaaaaagattctattaaaaaaaatactaagacatacctcttaaaaaggtactaaaataagattaattaacttgtattgataagaataaataagtacattgaaATTTTCATGAATATATTAGATTGAAAATAGTTGCATCACTACAAAATGTGTACATCCCAACTAGGTTGGCACCCACACACTTGTCTATCATTTGCAATTCCCAATCTATTTGTGTTGAAACATCAAAAATTTtatctaagaaaaaaattgaaaaacttgttacataaattttataactatttGCCAAGCATTATCTTCAAGTGGTGGATTGTTGGTCATGTGGTGGACTTCTTGGCATCCACTCGGGCCTTTCTAACATCAATCGCTCAAATGCCTCTGCTAATTCTGCTTCTTGTTCTGCTTCTTGTCGTCTTGTGTCTGCTAAGTTCCAATCCTTTAAGCACACAAGTGCCTCAACAGTCTTGGGACTAAGACCACATCTCTTGTCAGATACAACTCTACCACCTGCAGAAAAAGATGCTTCCGATGCTACCGTGGAAACAGGAACTGATAATATTTCACGAGCCATAATGGAAAGTATGGGATACTTACTTTGATTTGTTTTCCACCAACCCAATAAATCAAATGATCcttcttcatcaatttcaaGTAAAGGTTGATTTAAATAACGTTGAAATTCTGATAACCCACCTAATGTTACTGAAGATGCTTGTTCTCATCTTCTTTTAACCATGTGATAAGCATTTTGTTCTTCTTGGTCACCTAGAAAACTAGTAGAGGACAAAGAGCTtcttgtgttttgtgtttgggcACCAATTTCAGAATTTTTATAAGCATTTCcataataatcaaataattgtgtcattgaattttgaaatgattgtatggtcttttgaattttttcaacttcatcattataaattatttctaaaaaaacattCAACTCTTCAATCTTAAATCTAGGATCAAGAATAATAGCCATTCCAAAAATCAAAGGAATATCTCCCcaatatttgtcaaatttttgtctC
The sequence above is drawn from the Quercus lobata isolate SW786 chromosome 12, ValleyOak3.0 Primary Assembly, whole genome shotgun sequence genome and encodes:
- the LOC115969870 gene encoding probable galacturonosyltransferase-like 7: MLWIMRFSGFFTAAMLMIILSPSLQSNPPAEAIRSTYLEKHLRLRRPDSLNRFSFRRAPAFPNADECGSVDSKISVCDPNLVHVAITLDIEYLRGSIAAVHSILRHSPCPESIFFHFLVSDTSLETLVRSSFPLLKFKVYYFDPEIVRGLISTSVRQALEQPLNYARNYLADLLEPCVGRVIYLDSDLIVVDDIFKLWNTSLGSRTIGAPEYCHANFTKYFTGRFWSDRRFTATFVRRKPCYFNTGVMVIDLDRWRRVGYTEQIEKWMEIQKSHRIYELGSLPPFLLVFSGHVAPIEHRWNQHGLGGDNVKGSCRDLHPGPVSLLHWSGSGKPWLRLDSNQPCELDEQWARYDLHGHSE